A stretch of Lactuca sativa cultivar Salinas chromosome 6, Lsat_Salinas_v11, whole genome shotgun sequence DNA encodes these proteins:
- the LOC111893115 gene encoding glutathione S-transferase L3 isoform X1: MAATVKEVLPPILDSTSQPPPLFDGTTRLYTNLQCPFAQRVWITRNYKGLQDKIKLVPIDLANRPTWYKEKVYPENKVPSLEHDNKIIGESLDLVKYLDTHFEGPTLLPHETAKREFAEELFNYTDTFNKTVFSSFKGDTAKEVGVAFDYLESALEKFEGPFLLGEISLVDFAYIPFVERFQLFLQEVYKYDVTTGRPKLATWIAELNKIDAYTETKPDPEYVVNFYKKRFLVIN; this comes from the exons CGTGAAAGAGGTTCTTCCACCAATTTTGGATTCTACTTCTCAACCACCTCCCCTCTTTGATGGAACAACAAG GTTATACACGAATTTACAGTGCCCCTTTGCACAGCGTGTTTGGATTACCAGGAATTATAAG GGATTACAAGACAAGATTAAACTTGTTCCTATAGATCTTGCTAATAGACCCACATGGTATAAGGAAAAGGTTTACCCTGAAAATAag GTTCCATCCCTTGAACATGACAACAAAATCATCGGAGAGAGCTTAGATTTGGTGAAATACTTAGATACACATTTTGAAGGGCCCACATTACTACCACAT GAGACTGCTAAAAGAGAGTTTGCTGAAGAGCTATTTAATTACACTGACACCTTCAACAAAACAGTGTTTTCTTCTTTTAAAGGAGATACAGCAAAAGAAGTTG GTGTTGCTTTTGATTACTTGGAATCGGCTCTCGAGAAATTCGAAGGTCCGTTTTTGCTCGGAGAAATCAGTTTG GTGGACTTTGCTTATATTCCTTTCGTAGAAAGGTTTCAATTATTCTTGCAAGAAGTATACAAGTATGATGTTACTACAGGCAGGCCAAAATTAGCAACATGGATAGCg GAACTGAACAAGATCGATGCCTATACAGAGACAAAACCAGATCCTGAATATGTTGTTAACTTTTATAAAAAACGATTTctggtaattaattaa
- the LOC111893115 gene encoding glutathione S-transferase L3 isoform X2, protein MAATVKEVLPPILDSTSQPPPLFDGTTRLYTNLQCPFAQRVWITRNYKGLQDKIKLVPIDLANRPTWYKEKVYPENKVPSLEHDNKIIGESLDLVKYLDTHFEGPTLLPHETAKREFAEELFNYTDTFNKTVFSSFKGDTAKEVGVAFDYLESALEKFEGPFLLGEISLVDFAYIPFVERFQLFLQEVYKYDVTTGRPKLATWIAELNKIDAYTETKPDPEYVVNFYKKRFLG, encoded by the exons CGTGAAAGAGGTTCTTCCACCAATTTTGGATTCTACTTCTCAACCACCTCCCCTCTTTGATGGAACAACAAG GTTATACACGAATTTACAGTGCCCCTTTGCACAGCGTGTTTGGATTACCAGGAATTATAAG GGATTACAAGACAAGATTAAACTTGTTCCTATAGATCTTGCTAATAGACCCACATGGTATAAGGAAAAGGTTTACCCTGAAAATAag GTTCCATCCCTTGAACATGACAACAAAATCATCGGAGAGAGCTTAGATTTGGTGAAATACTTAGATACACATTTTGAAGGGCCCACATTACTACCACAT GAGACTGCTAAAAGAGAGTTTGCTGAAGAGCTATTTAATTACACTGACACCTTCAACAAAACAGTGTTTTCTTCTTTTAAAGGAGATACAGCAAAAGAAGTTG GTGTTGCTTTTGATTACTTGGAATCGGCTCTCGAGAAATTCGAAGGTCCGTTTTTGCTCGGAGAAATCAGTTTG GTGGACTTTGCTTATATTCCTTTCGTAGAAAGGTTTCAATTATTCTTGCAAGAAGTATACAAGTATGATGTTACTACAGGCAGGCCAAAATTAGCAACATGGATAGCg GAACTGAACAAGATCGATGCCTATACAGAGACAAAACCAGATCCTGAATATGTTGTTAACTTTTATAAAAAACGATTTctg GGTTAG